The proteins below come from a single Vibrio cyclitrophicus genomic window:
- a CDS encoding diacylglycerol kinase family protein has product MFIIKYYMLLAIACFFAAALIPQLIIRGVFAWCSLSMFIVSVAYIFDMPSIFRKTSDGKIVWWIRWIFIPFFLGVRLYNAWAIKRDKVEPIQKVGKGLYVSRRLFPSDLSFLESQNIHCIVDVTAEFSGLESAMTGDQFRYLNTPVLDHKVPKMHKLKHAINWIDTQINQSRSVVVHCALGRGRSVFVVAAYLLAKNPSLTVEQVLKSINDVRSTAQLNHLQLKTLQAISDKGLLTLGHKACLIANPVAGGGKWLANEQQVIRELTRKYSLDIFLTSQEVSAEILAKQAKDRNTAHIIVAGGDGTVSEVARQVRKTDTQLGIIPLGTANALCHMLYGLTSKISPVEKACEAILSGNSKRIDLAFCNQQPILLLLGIGFEEQMIDYAHREQKNEKGQFAYLTGFFNAVITDDNQHFQISIDDQPSQSMKLQSLVVANSSPFSTVLAQGGQPPRPDDGKLHITYLENTNSLSKRAIALSDLLLSSLGAKEQASYFTYASAQLVKIDSDRPISYVIDGETYSADSLEISIDKQALTVCIP; this is encoded by the coding sequence ATGTTTATTATTAAATATTATATGCTTCTTGCTATAGCTTGTTTTTTTGCTGCTGCTCTTATACCACAGCTAATAATCCGTGGTGTTTTTGCCTGGTGTAGTTTGTCGATGTTCATCGTTAGTGTTGCCTACATCTTCGATATGCCGTCAATATTTAGGAAGACTAGCGATGGGAAAATAGTGTGGTGGATTAGATGGATCTTCATTCCATTCTTCTTAGGTGTTCGACTGTACAATGCATGGGCAATTAAAAGAGATAAAGTTGAACCAATACAGAAGGTTGGAAAAGGTTTATATGTATCTCGTCGTTTGTTCCCTTCAGATTTATCGTTCTTAGAATCTCAAAACATCCATTGTATTGTAGATGTTACAGCTGAGTTTTCTGGTTTAGAAAGTGCAATGACCGGTGATCAATTTCGCTATTTAAACACCCCGGTTCTTGATCATAAAGTCCCTAAAATGCATAAGCTTAAACATGCTATAAATTGGATCGATACCCAAATCAATCAATCTAGATCGGTTGTTGTGCATTGTGCTCTCGGTCGAGGACGTTCTGTCTTTGTCGTAGCTGCCTATCTTTTAGCAAAAAATCCGTCACTTACTGTAGAGCAGGTCTTGAAAAGTATTAACGACGTGCGAAGTACAGCCCAATTGAACCATCTACAACTGAAAACACTTCAAGCAATCAGTGATAAAGGTTTGCTCACTCTTGGCCATAAAGCTTGCCTTATTGCCAACCCTGTTGCAGGTGGTGGTAAATGGTTGGCGAATGAACAACAGGTTATTCGTGAACTTACGAGAAAGTACAGTTTAGATATTTTTCTTACTAGCCAAGAAGTATCAGCAGAAATATTAGCTAAGCAGGCCAAAGACCGGAATACTGCGCATATTATCGTTGCAGGTGGCGATGGGACGGTTAGTGAAGTCGCAAGGCAAGTTAGGAAGACTGATACACAACTCGGGATTATACCTTTGGGTACCGCGAACGCTCTATGTCATATGCTTTATGGATTGACCTCGAAAATATCGCCTGTTGAAAAAGCGTGTGAGGCTATTTTATCTGGCAACTCAAAAAGAATCGATCTGGCGTTCTGTAATCAACAACCAATATTACTGCTTCTTGGTATTGGGTTTGAAGAACAGATGATCGATTACGCACATCGAGAACAAAAAAATGAAAAAGGGCAATTCGCGTATTTGACTGGGTTCTTCAATGCAGTAATCACCGACGATAATCAACATTTTCAAATTTCAATCGATGACCAACCATCACAAAGTATGAAACTACAAAGTTTGGTCGTGGCGAACTCTTCCCCTTTTAGTACTGTGCTTGCTCAAGGGGGACAGCCTCCTAGGCCGGATGATGGGAAGCTGCATATTACCTATTTGGAAAACACAAATTCACTTAGTAAACGAGCTATCGCTCTATCTGATCTGTTGTTATCGAGTCTCGGAGCGAAAGAACAGGCTAGTTACTTTACTTATGCTTCGGCACAGCTCGTTAAAATTGATTCTGACCGACCTATTTCATACGTGATTGATGGAGAGACGTATTCGGCTGATTCACTGGAGATAAGTATTGATAAGCAAGCCTTAACGGTTTGTATTCCATGA
- a CDS encoding DUF2383 domain-containing protein: MRNQSILSIVNLIKSGNIIYEKAISNIRSEKMAKNLFDIYTVKKCAELKLQSLTYYSKIHQEQIPASYTINARERCIEAEDTKGKNNQELYLKHLEGVETKIISDIESLLETNPDLEGRRRLKVVKNEMESCRDQIHNMRHN; encoded by the coding sequence ATGAGAAACCAAAGTATATTATCTATTGTTAACCTGATAAAAAGTGGAAATATTATTTACGAAAAAGCGATATCCAACATAAGAAGTGAAAAGATGGCAAAAAATCTTTTTGATATCTACACGGTAAAGAAATGTGCAGAGTTAAAGTTACAATCTTTAACTTACTACTCAAAAATACATCAAGAACAGATACCCGCTAGTTATACGATAAATGCCAGAGAGCGCTGTATTGAAGCGGAAGATACAAAAGGTAAAAACAATCAAGAGCTCTATTTAAAGCACCTAGAAGGTGTCGAGACAAAGATCATTTCCGACATTGAATCACTGCTAGAAACTAACCCTGATTTAGAAGGGAGAAGAAGATTAAAAGTGGTAAAAAATGAAATGGAATCATGTCGAGACCAAATACACAACATGCGTCATAATTAG
- a CDS encoding BON domain-containing protein — protein sequence MRNTASKILLATLIATSSSTVFANSMWEKETFDAWIDGKAETTLLLNTNLNSFDINTYVKNRVVTLTGSVKNETEKDLAEELVLSLDDVKSVKNELTVIDEDKEKTPAAVQALTDAHIKTLVITRLLMNTNVSGSDIQVKTENSVVILKGSVSSSSEHDLALSIANNTPNVEKVVDKLNII from the coding sequence ATGAGAAATACTGCAAGTAAAATATTATTAGCTACTTTGATTGCAACTTCTTCATCAACTGTTTTTGCTAATAGCATGTGGGAAAAAGAAACTTTCGATGCGTGGATTGATGGAAAAGCAGAAACGACTTTATTACTGAATACTAATTTAAACTCATTTGACATCAACACCTACGTTAAAAATCGAGTGGTTACTTTAACTGGCTCGGTTAAAAATGAAACAGAGAAAGATTTGGCAGAAGAGTTAGTGCTAAGCCTAGATGACGTTAAGTCTGTAAAAAACGAACTTACAGTGATTGATGAAGACAAAGAAAAAACACCCGCAGCCGTACAAGCTTTGACTGATGCTCACATAAAGACACTGGTAATCACTCGTTTATTAATGAATACCAATGTTAGTGGTAGCGATATTCAAGTTAAAACCGAAAACAGTGTGGTTATCTTGAAAGGTTCAGTTTCATCAAGCAGTGAACACGACTTAGCTTTATCTATAGCAAATAATACCCCGAATGTAGAGAAAGTGGTGGATAAATTAAATATTATTTAA
- a CDS encoding sigma-54 interaction domain-containing protein, protein MSLPTLFIELKDELLRSKINSLDELSSFEIIQSTMDVHWIDKLQQLQPDTAIVEVSRFTNDDFKSLSSATGLDEMDLIIISTGTPNKNLDMMMNHGAIFHYRKPVDMQILEDTLADFSQYFLQKQEEGRKVSTSDLDQFGMLVGSSKPMHKLYRTLRRVAKTDTNVLIVGESGAGKELVAQTIHLASDRKNQPFIAINCGAISPELVDSELFGHEKGAFTGANRTHQGVFRQAEGGTLFLDEITEMPLEHQVKLLRVLETGEYRPVGSNATSIANTRVIAATNRDPQVAIEEQFLREDLYFRLAHFPIHVPPLRERGDDIVGLAKHFIAHRNANETTAKTIFTSALQKISAHAWPGNVRELKHCIERAFILADETIKDEHLIFDTPPLETGTTVEDMVPAGVSLEKIEKAAIINTLEENEGNKKETAQDLGISIKTLYNKLDKYQE, encoded by the coding sequence ATGTCATTACCGACACTGTTTATAGAGTTAAAAGATGAATTATTGCGGTCTAAAATAAACTCTCTAGATGAATTATCAAGCTTTGAAATAATTCAAAGTACTATGGATGTTCATTGGATTGACAAGCTACAACAACTGCAACCAGATACTGCTATTGTTGAAGTCTCTCGATTTACTAACGATGATTTTAAGTCCTTATCGAGTGCAACAGGATTGGACGAAATGGACTTGATTATTATCAGTACAGGTACGCCAAACAAAAATTTAGACATGATGATGAACCATGGCGCAATCTTCCATTATAGAAAGCCCGTCGACATGCAAATATTGGAAGATACCCTTGCAGACTTCAGTCAATACTTCCTCCAGAAGCAGGAAGAAGGGCGTAAAGTGTCCACCAGCGATTTAGACCAGTTCGGTATGTTAGTCGGTTCTTCTAAGCCCATGCATAAGCTGTATCGAACTTTAAGAAGAGTCGCGAAGACTGACACCAATGTTTTGATTGTCGGCGAAAGTGGGGCAGGTAAAGAATTAGTCGCACAAACGATTCACCTTGCCAGTGATCGTAAAAACCAACCTTTTATTGCGATCAACTGCGGTGCTATCAGCCCTGAGTTAGTTGATAGTGAATTATTTGGTCATGAAAAAGGCGCTTTTACAGGGGCGAATCGCACACACCAAGGGGTGTTTAGGCAAGCAGAAGGTGGCACATTGTTTCTCGACGAAATCACCGAAATGCCACTTGAACACCAGGTCAAATTACTACGAGTTTTAGAAACAGGTGAATATCGCCCTGTAGGCAGTAATGCAACGAGTATCGCTAATACTCGAGTCATTGCAGCGACAAACCGAGATCCACAAGTCGCTATTGAAGAACAGTTTTTGAGAGAGGATCTCTATTTCAGGTTGGCTCACTTCCCCATACATGTCCCTCCATTGCGTGAAAGAGGCGACGACATCGTCGGCTTAGCAAAACATTTTATTGCTCATCGCAACGCAAATGAAACCACTGCGAAGACCATTTTCACATCAGCGCTTCAAAAAATATCAGCCCATGCATGGCCAGGGAATGTCAGGGAATTAAAACACTGTATTGAAAGAGCTTTTATATTGGCAGATGAGACGATTAAAGATGAACACCTAATTTTTGATACTCCTCCTTTAGAAACAGGGACTACCGTTGAGGATATGGTTCCGGCGGGTGTTTCTCTCGAGAAGATTGAGAAAGCGGCGATTATCAATACGCTCGAAGAAAATGAAGGCAACAAAAAGGAAACAGCACAAGACTTGGGAATCAGCATCAAAACGCTTTATAACAAGCTCGATAAGTATCAAGAGTAG
- a CDS encoding aspartate kinase, whose product MTFTVEKIGGTSMTAFDAVLDNIILRPQNPYNRIFVVSAYSGMTDALLECKKTGKPGVYQLIAMRDDSWKDALSYIERRMLLTNEHIFADPMNRMRADKFIRSRISEAKNCITNILETCQYGQFSLRHYLPQIREFLSSIGESHSAYNTALKLKNIGINSTFVDLSGWDNKTPQSLDDTIREAFSDIDVTEELPIVTGYAYCKEGLMHTYDRGYSEMTFSRIATITEASLAIIHKEYHFSSADPKVVGVGSVKPIGATNYDVADQLANLGMEAIHSNAAAGLRESGIELQIKNTFEPEHEGTLISSDYRPDTNHIEIIAGKQKVYALHVFDQGMVGKADNVSYELMEIIADARVNLIGKEMNANSITYYLGGSTESLNKVSYKAEKRYPQASISGRMVAIISAIGSQIDTNKTLANGVLALMNHSVTPIALHSSMRNVNVQFVVSDDKYQQAICALHEEFFDQDKRTETSVNAA is encoded by the coding sequence ATGACATTTACCGTAGAAAAAATCGGCGGTACATCAATGACAGCATTTGATGCTGTGCTCGACAATATTATTCTCCGCCCTCAAAATCCTTATAACCGAATCTTTGTTGTGTCCGCTTACAGCGGTATGACGGATGCATTGTTGGAATGTAAAAAAACAGGTAAGCCTGGTGTCTATCAATTGATAGCGATGCGTGACGATTCGTGGAAGGATGCTCTATCTTATATTGAACGCCGCATGCTATTGACCAATGAGCATATTTTTGCGGATCCAATGAATCGTATGAGAGCAGATAAGTTCATCCGGTCTCGTATTTCAGAAGCCAAAAACTGTATTACTAACATTCTTGAAACGTGCCAATACGGACAGTTTTCACTGAGACATTATTTACCACAGATTAGAGAGTTTCTTTCTTCAATTGGAGAGTCACATAGTGCATACAACACGGCTCTTAAATTAAAAAACATTGGTATAAATTCGACCTTTGTTGACCTTTCTGGTTGGGACAACAAAACCCCTCAAAGTTTGGACGATACGATTAGAGAGGCTTTCTCTGACATTGATGTTACTGAGGAGCTTCCCATAGTAACTGGTTATGCGTATTGCAAAGAAGGTTTGATGCATACTTATGATCGTGGTTACAGTGAGATGACGTTTAGTCGTATCGCTACTATTACTGAGGCATCATTGGCGATCATCCATAAGGAGTATCACTTTAGTTCGGCTGACCCAAAAGTCGTTGGTGTAGGTTCGGTTAAACCGATTGGGGCAACTAATTATGATGTTGCCGATCAACTGGCTAACCTTGGTATGGAAGCTATTCACTCTAATGCGGCTGCTGGGTTACGAGAAAGTGGCATAGAACTGCAAATCAAAAACACCTTCGAGCCAGAACATGAGGGAACACTGATTTCTTCTGATTACCGACCAGACACGAATCACATTGAGATCATTGCCGGAAAACAGAAGGTATATGCGTTACATGTTTTTGACCAGGGAATGGTCGGTAAGGCGGACAATGTTAGTTATGAGTTAATGGAGATTATCGCAGATGCTAGAGTGAACCTTATTGGTAAAGAGATGAACGCCAATTCTATTACCTATTATCTAGGTGGTAGCACCGAGAGTTTAAACAAGGTGTCTTATAAGGCTGAGAAACGTTACCCTCAGGCATCTATTTCAGGTCGAATGGTCGCTATAATCTCAGCGATCGGTTCTCAAATTGATACCAATAAAACGCTCGCTAATGGTGTATTGGCTTTGATGAACCATAGTGTTACGCCTATTGCATTACATTCGTCTATGAGAAACGTAAATGTGCAATTTGTTGTGAGTGATGACAAGTATCAACAAGCGATTTGCGCGTTGCATGAAGAATTCTTTGACCAAGATAAAAGAACCGAGACATCGGTGAATGCAGCATAA
- the ectB gene encoding diaminobutyrate--2-oxoglutarate transaminase, with product MDIFKKQESNVRSYSNSFPVTFAKSKGCWLETKQGDRYLDFLAGAGSLNYGHNNPILKQALLEYIEMDGITHGLDMHSEAKAEFLEALSRFILEPRALDYKVQFTGPTGTNAVEAAIKLAKKVKSRSSIVAFTNGFHGCTAGALAATGNQHHRQGAGSNLNNVTRLPFEGYAGIDGLKLFETMLTDNSAGMDKPAAVLLETVQGEGGLNVASNEWLQKLSKICKAHDILFIVDDIQAGCGRTGTFFSFEPSGIKPDIVTLSKSISGYGLPMAVVLLKPELDKWEPGEHNGTFRGNNHAFITAAKALEMYWSNDDFENHIQRSSSMVDDVIQRNLKRFPELFVQRKGRGMMIGIECKDGNTADEIAKVCFDKGMVIETAGPNDEILKFFCPLTISESELMQGLTIFEDSVEVVATKHFKKAS from the coding sequence ATGGATATTTTTAAAAAGCAGGAATCTAACGTACGTTCATACTCGAATAGTTTTCCAGTCACTTTTGCTAAATCAAAAGGCTGCTGGCTTGAAACAAAACAAGGTGATCGTTACCTCGATTTTCTTGCTGGAGCAGGATCTCTCAATTACGGTCATAACAATCCAATACTTAAGCAAGCTTTACTTGAGTATATTGAAATGGATGGAATTACACATGGCTTGGATATGCATTCAGAAGCCAAAGCTGAATTCCTAGAAGCTCTTAGTCGCTTTATTTTGGAACCTCGAGCATTAGATTACAAAGTTCAATTTACCGGCCCGACAGGAACAAATGCGGTTGAGGCAGCGATTAAGTTGGCGAAAAAAGTAAAAAGTCGAAGCAGTATTGTTGCATTTACCAATGGTTTTCATGGTTGTACGGCGGGTGCATTGGCTGCTACAGGCAACCAACACCACAGGCAAGGTGCGGGCTCAAATCTCAACAACGTTACGCGTTTGCCATTTGAAGGTTACGCTGGAATCGATGGTTTAAAATTATTTGAAACGATGTTAACCGATAATTCCGCTGGTATGGATAAACCTGCTGCCGTTTTATTGGAAACGGTTCAGGGTGAAGGTGGGTTAAATGTCGCTTCAAATGAGTGGCTACAGAAGTTAAGCAAAATCTGTAAAGCCCACGATATCCTATTTATTGTGGATGATATTCAAGCCGGTTGTGGTCGAACAGGAACGTTTTTTAGCTTTGAACCTTCAGGTATAAAACCAGATATCGTTACGCTATCTAAGTCGATAAGTGGTTATGGCTTACCGATGGCTGTGGTTTTATTAAAGCCTGAACTAGACAAGTGGGAGCCGGGAGAACACAACGGCACCTTCCGTGGTAACAACCATGCGTTCATTACTGCTGCTAAAGCGTTAGAAATGTATTGGTCAAATGATGATTTTGAAAATCATATTCAACGTAGCTCAAGCATGGTCGATGATGTCATTCAACGCAATCTCAAGCGTTTCCCTGAGCTATTTGTTCAACGCAAGGGACGCGGAATGATGATTGGCATTGAATGTAAAGATGGGAACACAGCTGATGAGATTGCAAAAGTGTGTTTTGACAAGGGCATGGTAATTGAGACCGCAGGTCCAAACGATGAAATCTTGAAGTTCTTTTGTCCATTAACCATTTCAGAATCGGAATTGATGCAAGGTTTAACTATTTTCGAAGACTCAGTTGAAGTGGTAGCAACCAAGCATTTCAAGAAAGCATCGTAA
- a CDS encoding AI-2E family transporter has translation MTSKKYSILRQRSVLQTSFMLLAVLMMSIFTLHIAKPFLLPIIFGAFISLLCSPLVNYLTRFGIPRVINVMAVLIGFIGFVVISLNMLSEPAQQWWSKLPMLVENVSNEVSEVTQNSRLTDATGFSMSSTVTNDGLTNNTAFSIIESVLTTTPTIVTQLLVAFLMAYFMMNYGRKIYSQSLSLFECFSDKRRAVELVKVVQKDLSRYIGAITIINVCLGLTVGFAFYMMGLQDPFLWGAFAGLMNFIPYLGPMVSVTCFALVSFIQFESFSYALTVAAIFLAINLIESQLVTPTLLGKRFSLNPLILFVWLVFWGWLWGSMGMLVGVPLLVCVNVFFEQLRHPRLNAHKGQ, from the coding sequence ATGACATCAAAAAAATACAGTATTCTTAGACAACGAAGTGTGTTGCAAACTAGTTTTATGCTCCTTGCTGTTCTCATGATGTCTATTTTTACATTACATATCGCCAAGCCATTTTTGTTGCCAATCATCTTTGGTGCTTTTATTTCTTTGCTATGTAGCCCTCTAGTTAACTACCTTACTCGCTTCGGTATCCCTCGAGTCATTAACGTAATGGCTGTACTTATTGGTTTTATTGGCTTTGTTGTGATTAGTTTGAATATGTTGAGTGAGCCCGCTCAGCAATGGTGGTCAAAATTACCAATGTTGGTTGAGAATGTATCTAATGAAGTGAGTGAGGTTACTCAAAACAGTCGCTTAACTGACGCCACCGGGTTCTCCATGAGTAGTACTGTTACCAATGATGGGCTTACCAATAACACGGCTTTTTCCATTATAGAATCAGTGCTTACGACAACACCAACCATTGTTACTCAGTTGTTGGTTGCGTTTCTTATGGCGTATTTCATGATGAATTACGGTCGAAAAATTTATTCTCAAAGCTTATCTCTTTTTGAATGCTTTTCAGATAAGCGTAGGGCTGTTGAATTGGTTAAAGTTGTTCAAAAGGATTTGTCTCGTTACATAGGCGCCATCACCATCATTAATGTTTGCTTAGGACTCACTGTTGGCTTTGCTTTTTATATGATGGGATTGCAAGACCCTTTCCTTTGGGGCGCTTTTGCAGGCTTAATGAATTTTATCCCCTATCTTGGCCCGATGGTTTCAGTTACGTGCTTTGCTTTAGTCTCTTTTATACAGTTTGAGTCGTTTAGCTACGCATTGACGGTCGCTGCGATCTTCCTGGCGATTAATTTGATAGAAAGCCAATTGGTTACTCCTACATTACTGGGGAAAAGGTTTAGTCTCAATCCGCTGATTTTATTTGTATGGCTTGTATTTTGGGGTTGGCTATGGGGCTCTATGGGAATGTTAGTAGGGGTCCCATTACTTGTCTGTGTGAATGTATTTTTTGAACAGTTAAGACATCCAAGGTTGAATGCTCATAAAGGTCAGTAG
- a CDS encoding DUF5062 family protein, whose product MSKTAKIINEDKLVKKAVEVGFKMAKLQGFDLPHSSQPIKVKAVYLFLVEVNQITPLPESKLDGANIKKRLALWIHKALPDNDPLK is encoded by the coding sequence ATGTCGAAAACCGCGAAGATCATTAATGAAGATAAACTAGTGAAAAAAGCAGTTGAGGTCGGTTTTAAAATGGCTAAATTGCAAGGTTTTGATTTGCCACATTCATCTCAACCAATAAAGGTCAAAGCGGTGTACTTGTTTCTTGTTGAAGTAAATCAGATCACGCCGTTACCAGAAAGTAAGCTTGATGGGGCAAACATTAAAAAGCGTCTGGCGCTATGGATACATAAAGCATTGCCTGACAATGATCCCTTGAAGTAA
- a CDS encoding mechanosensitive ion channel family protein, with product MEMNLSFNLEKFQHLIEGKLEHWLVEAIKLIPNLIVAFVTFLIFIFVANISGKLFKRLSNRVVDSQEVINLLASIVKVTIVTIGFFVALDFVGLQGTVTSLLAGAGILGLAIGFAFQDMTENLISGITMSIRKPFKIGDVVGSNDVMGTIVKINLRNTLVETFSGQHVMIPNKMVFRNILTNYSRKGRRRVEIPVGISYSDCPKRAAEVITKAINQKSYVSRKEDTTVYASSFSDSSVNLLVWFWIEYPGGFGYMDAKHDGIIAVKESLSEAGMTIPFPIRTLDFDPKGGKSLSRMMTGAVDDAS from the coding sequence ATGGAAATGAATCTCTCTTTTAACTTAGAGAAGTTTCAGCATCTGATAGAGGGTAAGTTAGAGCATTGGTTAGTTGAAGCAATTAAACTTATCCCTAACCTGATTGTTGCTTTTGTTACGTTTCTTATTTTTATCTTTGTTGCCAACATAAGCGGCAAGTTGTTTAAAAGATTGAGCAATAGAGTTGTCGACTCTCAAGAAGTCATTAACTTACTGGCTTCTATTGTTAAGGTTACCATTGTTACTATTGGATTTTTTGTCGCGTTAGATTTTGTTGGGCTCCAAGGTACGGTTACATCGTTGCTTGCCGGTGCCGGTATTCTAGGTTTAGCTATCGGTTTTGCTTTTCAAGATATGACTGAGAACCTCATTTCAGGTATTACAATGAGTATTCGTAAACCTTTTAAAATTGGCGATGTTGTTGGTTCCAACGATGTCATGGGTACCATAGTCAAAATAAACTTACGAAATACGCTGGTTGAAACGTTCTCTGGTCAACACGTCATGATTCCCAATAAGATGGTTTTCCGAAATATTTTGACGAACTACAGTCGAAAAGGACGAAGAAGGGTCGAGATCCCTGTGGGGATTTCCTACTCAGACTGTCCCAAAAGAGCCGCTGAGGTGATAACCAAAGCGATAAACCAAAAGTCTTATGTTAGTCGGAAAGAAGATACGACGGTTTACGCTTCAAGCTTTTCTGATAGTAGCGTTAACTTATTGGTTTGGTTTTGGATTGAGTACCCAGGAGGTTTTGGTTATATGGACGCAAAGCACGACGGTATTATAGCGGTTAAAGAGTCATTATCAGAGGCTGGAATGACAATACCGTTTCCGATTAGAACACTTGATTTTGATCCCAAAGGCGGTAAAAGTCTGTCTAGAATGATGACTGGGGCTGTCGATGACGCTTCCTAG
- a CDS encoding ectoine synthase codes for MIVRTLDECRNSERRIVSDNWESTRMLLKDDNMGFSFHITTIYEATETHIHYQNHLESVFCMSGEGEIEVVGGKTYPIKPGTLYILDKNDEHYLRAYKNKEMTMACVFNPPITGAEVHDENGVYPLVD; via the coding sequence ATGATTGTTAGAACACTTGATGAATGTCGTAATAGTGAAAGACGTATTGTATCGGATAACTGGGAAAGCACTCGCATGTTATTGAAAGATGACAATATGGGATTTTCTTTTCATATCACAACAATTTACGAAGCGACAGAAACACATATCCATTACCAAAACCACTTGGAGTCTGTGTTTTGTATGAGTGGTGAAGGGGAGATTGAAGTCGTTGGTGGTAAAACTTACCCAATCAAACCCGGTACGTTGTACATCCTAGATAAGAATGATGAGCATTATTTACGCGCATATAAAAACAAAGAAATGACAATGGCTTGTGTGTTTAACCCACCAATTACTGGCGCTGAAGTACACGATGAAAACGGCGTTTATCCACTCGTTGATTAA
- the ectA gene encoding diaminobutyrate acetyltransferase, translated as MITSAPWVLCPEVIEKTSEEWSFREPKASDGNDIYRLISECPPLDTNSSYCNFLQSTHFSKTCILVENKGELAGFISSYQKPSEPNVLFIWQVAVAPRFRGHSLAYKMLNSLLRREWLKSIEAIETTITKSNQASWALFKKLDAKNSSTGKVTTFLDENVHFKGLHDTEYLYRIPLK; from the coding sequence ATGATTACATCAGCGCCTTGGGTGTTGTGTCCAGAAGTGATAGAAAAAACGAGTGAAGAATGGAGTTTTCGCGAGCCCAAAGCTTCAGATGGCAACGACATTTATCGACTGATTTCAGAATGTCCACCACTAGACACCAACTCGTCATATTGCAATTTTTTGCAATCCACTCACTTTAGTAAAACTTGTATTTTGGTTGAGAACAAAGGTGAGCTTGCGGGCTTTATCTCGAGTTATCAAAAACCGAGTGAGCCTAATGTTCTCTTTATTTGGCAAGTTGCAGTTGCCCCTCGATTTAGAGGTCACTCTTTAGCTTACAAGATGTTGAACAGCTTACTTCGTCGAGAGTGGCTGAAGAGTATAGAAGCTATTGAAACAACCATTACTAAGTCAAATCAAGCGTCTTGGGCACTCTTTAAAAAGCTAGACGCAAAAAATAGTAGCACTGGAAAAGTGACCACTTTCTTAGATGAAAATGTTCATTTTAAAGGGCTGCACGATACTGAGTATTTGTATCGAATACCCCTTAAATAA
- a CDS encoding DUF1328 domain-containing protein → MIRWSLIFFIVAIIAALLGFSGIAGAAATVAKIIFYIFAISLLVSVVIMLLNKNKH, encoded by the coding sequence ATGATTCGCTGGTCGCTAATATTTTTTATTGTCGCAATTATTGCCGCCCTATTGGGATTTAGTGGTATCGCTGGGGCTGCTGCGACAGTAGCAAAGATCATATTTTATATATTTGCAATATCACTACTGGTTTCAGTGGTAATTATGTTGCTGAATAAAAACAAACATTAG
- a CDS encoding hemerythrin domain-containing protein gives MKNIFDVLKDSHEKQRLLMDALLQTSGDTQARQELYVNLKNELTKHAIAEERHFYAPLIESDQSIDMTRHGIAEHHGIDKILAQLDDTEMSSPAWLVLMKTLKDKVEHHLEEEEQRFFQTAGRVLDTEQKETLARKYEKEVA, from the coding sequence ATGAAAAATATATTTGATGTGCTCAAAGACAGTCATGAAAAGCAACGACTTTTGATGGATGCGTTACTCCAAACTTCGGGAGACACACAAGCTAGGCAAGAACTCTATGTTAACCTTAAGAATGAGTTAACCAAGCATGCGATTGCAGAAGAGCGCCATTTTTATGCACCTTTGATCGAGAGTGATCAATCCATTGACATGACTAGACATGGAATCGCTGAACATCATGGAATCGACAAAATACTCGCTCAACTCGATGATACAGAGATGTCTTCACCAGCTTGGCTTGTTTTAATGAAAACATTAAAAGATAAGGTTGAACATCATTTAGAAGAAGAAGAGCAGCGTTTTTTTCAAACCGCAGGTCGAGTCTTAGATACTGAACAAAAAGAAACATTAGCTCGTAAATATGAAAAAGAGGTTGCTTGA